The following proteins are co-located in the Mus pahari chromosome 14, PAHARI_EIJ_v1.1, whole genome shotgun sequence genome:
- the LOC110331260 gene encoding zinc finger protein 39 isoform X2: MLPEADGGAMGLVSFEDVSVDFTWDEWQDLDDAQRKLYRDVMLETYSSLESLGHCITKPEVIFKLEQGAGPWRVEDVPKQSPPDVQKVTELNETSQDNEERHLWHHVITNSNTSTEEKVELGKIFNVSSNCVSNLTVKNGNSSGMWPVALAVWQSVPPPNEPDVMRTGEEFDDSLTSKSPIHAKYSGLYSRAPGTRQQFQCCRQEVTCNTKALWAKERFHIAHGSCKFGESEKEPDEVALHAQDVSWVWEETFECSVCKKTFCTKFELTKHKKIHKGQHYYTCRDCEKTFIKESYHTDQRIHAGVRSHRCKQCEKCFHQKNQQNVHQRVPRGAQLCEMYQSEKSFSEKPNFRRYQRTCAGYKPYGCNMCGKSFYRKSHLGRHQKIHTGEKPYGCKECKKTFYHKSSLTIHQRTHTGEKPYECTKCRKTFYCKSDLNIHHRTHTGEKPYECDECRKTFYSKSHLIIHQKIHTGDKPYECEECQKAFSRKSNLTVHQKTHTGEKPYECNVCGKTFYRRSHLNMHQGTHTGEKPFVCEECGKAFYQKSSLRRHQRNHTGSRPYVCGECRKTFLHKSSLTVHQRSHTGYKPYSCEECRKTFYSKSHLTVHQRTHTGEKPYECKLCKKAFHQKSYLNRHQVTHESEKRFECQECRKTFYHKSSLTVHQRIHLRELL; encoded by the exons GCCACTGCATTACCAAACCTGAGGTGATCTTTAAGCTGGAACAAGGAGCTGGGCCATGGAGAGTAGAAGACGTCCCAAAGCAGAGCCCGCCAG atGTACAGAAAGTAACGGAACTGAACGAAACCAGCCAGGACAATGAAGAGAGACATTTGTGGCACCATGTAATTACCAACAGCAACACGTCAACAGAGGAGAAagttgaattaggaaaaatatttaatgtgagCTCAAACTGTGTTTCAAATCTGACCGTAAAGAATGGGAACTCCTCAGGGATGTGGCCTGTGGCACTCGCTGTGTGGCAGAGTGTGCCTCCCCCTAACGAGCCCGATGTCATGCGCACTGGAGAGGAATTTGATGACTCTCTGACTAGCAAGTCCCCCATACACGCAAAGTATTCTGGGTTGTATAGCAGAGCTCCAGGCACTCGACAGCAGTTTCAGTGTTGTAGGCAAGAAGTGACCTGCAACACAAAGGCATTATGGGCCAAGGAGAGGTTTCACATTGCACATGGGTCCTGTAAGTTTGGCGAGTCTGAGAAAGAGCCTGATGAGGTAGCTCTTCATGCCCAAGACGTGAGCTGGGTATGGGAAGAAACTTTTGAGTGTAGTGTTTGTAAGAAAACATTCTGTACAAAGTTTGAGCTCactaaacacaagaaaatacacaaaggaCAGCACTATTACACTTGTAGGGATTGTGAGAAAACCTTCATTAAGGAATCATACCACACAGACCAGAGGATACATGCAGGAGTCAGGTCCCATAGATGTAAACAATGTGAGAAATGTTTTCATCAGAAAAATCAGCAAAATGTGCACCAGAGAGTCCCCAGAGGAGCCCAACTCTGTGAAATGTATCAGTCTGAAAAAAGCTTTAGTGAGAAGCCAAATTTCAGACGCTATCAGAGGACCTGTGCCGGTTATAAACCCTACGGATGTAACATGTGTGGGAAGTCATTTTACCGGAAGTCACACCTTGGCAGGCACCAGAAAATTCACACAGGTGAGAAACCCTATGGTTGTAAAGAGTGTAAGAAAACTTTCTACCATAAGTCCTCCCTCACGATACATCAGAGAACTCACACTGGTGAGAAGCCCTATGAGTGTACAAAATGCAGGAAAACTTTCTACTGTAAGTCGGACCTGAATATCCACCATAGAACTCACACTGGCGAGAAGCCATACGAGTGTGATGAATGTAGGAAGACGTTCTACTCTAAGTCACACCTCATTATACATCAGAAAATACACACAGGCGACAAGCCGTACGAATGTGAGGAGTGTCAGAAAGCCTTCAGTCGTAAGTCAAACCTTACCGtgcatcagaaaacacacacGGGGGAGAAACCTTATGAGTGCAATGTATGTGGGAAAACTTTTTACCGGCGGTCACATCTCAACATGCACCAGGGAACTCACACTGGTGAGAAACCCTTCGTATGTGaagagtgtgggaaagccttctaCCAGAAGTCGAGCCTCAGAAGACATCAGAGAAACCACACGGGGAGTAGACCGTATGTATGTGGAGAATGTAGGAAAACCTTCCTCCATAAGTCCTCCCTCACTGTCCATCAGAGAAGCCACACAGGCTATAAGCCATACTCGTGTGAGGAGTGCAGGAAAACGTTTTACAGTAAGTCACATCTCACCGTTCATCAGAGAACCCACACAGGCGAGAAGCCCTATGAGTGTAAGCTATGCAAGAAGGCTTTTCACCAGAAGTCATACCTTAACCGGCATCAGGTAACTCATGAAAGTGAGAAACGATTTGAATGTCAAGAATGTAGGAAAACATTTTATCACAAGTCGTCTCTCACTGTACATCAGAGAATCCACCTGAGGGAGCTCCTGTGA